A stretch of Ipomoea triloba cultivar NCNSP0323 chromosome 11, ASM357664v1 DNA encodes these proteins:
- the LOC115996127 gene encoding histone-lysine N-methyltransferase ATX4-like has protein sequence MVLGLKRCLPDSMGDADRGFRFSDPKKPRNNDVLPGELDRCFVNSRILARNPPMECGGPKPYPSPEDVIPEMIQVVCNETEGMYYPGLHMVQCGCKPCTMKKNNDKRSVGDWEKHAGSRAKKWKVSIKVKATRQPLGEWVSNKSAITTPAGLGFNFNPGLNPSRLSAFLTQKHTPIPQKWTPERCAVCRWNEDWDYDKIVICNKCEMAVHQKCYGVSHINDFTHWLCNACKNPSLNPECCLCPVKGGALKPCDVKPFWVHVICAWFRPEMYFPSDKMEPALGLMRVPPKTFQQTCQICNQTHGACVQCCKCSNNYHIPCAFRAGFSLEMMLIANKNTNKLILHCNLHKPPNPDSKLEMRILHKTRNQALESSSSNKPEPEPEPDDQALESSEPETSKPDSSPNEPEPNPGSESEPETGQFSAARCRVYDRTAWKRDKPEAIINARLNYKKEPENGLGFSSMPERMKHLQRTMKQRICFGKSGIHGWGVFARRRIREGEAVGEYVGEVVRRSVSDVREARYNAAGRDCYLFGINEDMVIDATMKGSLTRLFNHCCDPNCYSRIVNLGEGDYGVVLIAKRDVDAGEELTMDYMFDHNKDYKPTSPCFCGAPNCRKFM, from the coding sequence ATGGTTCTTGGATTGAAGCGGTGCCTCCCGGATTCAATGGGCGACGCCGATCGAGGATTCCGCTTCTCCGATCCCAAGAAACCGCGAAACAACGATGTTCTCCCCGGAGAACTCGACAGGTGCTTTGTGAATTCCCGTATTTTGGCGCGAAATCCTCCAATGGAATGCGGAGGGCCAAAACCCTATCCTTCGCCAGAAGATGTTATCCCGGAGATGATACAAGTTGTGTGCAATGAAACAGAAGGAATGTATTATCCCGGCCTCCATATGGTGCAATGTGGGTGTAAACCGTGCACGATGAAGAAAAACAATGACAAGAGGAGCGTGGGCGATTGGGAAAAGCACGCGGGCTCGAGAGCTAAAAAATGGAAAGTGAGCATAAAGGTGAAAGCCACAAGGCAGCCTTTGGGAGAATGGGTTTCTAACAAATCCGCAATCACTACTCCAGCAGGACTGGGGTTTAACTTTAATCCCGGATTAAACCCATCCCGACTATCGGCATTCCTAACCCAAAAACACACCCCTATACCCCAAAAATGGACACCAGAGCGCTGCGCGGTCTGCAGATGGAACGAGGACTGGGATTACGACAAGATCGTAATCTGCAACAAGTGCGAGATGGCAGTTCACCAGAAATGCTATGGAGTGAGTCACATCAATGATTTCACCCACTGGCTTTGCAATGCCTGCAAGAACCCGAGCCTCAACCCGGAATGCTGTCTCTGCCCTGTCAAAGGCGGGGCGCTGAAGCCCTGCGACGTTAAGCCGTTCTGGGTTCACGTCATCTGTGCCTGGTTTCGCCCCGAGATGTATTTCCCCAGTGACAAGATGGAGCCCGCCCTTGGGCTGATGCGAGTCCCGCCCAAAACTTTCCAGCAGACCTGCCAAATCTGCAACCAGACTCATGGAGCATGTGTGCAGTGCTGTAAATGTAGCAACAATTACCACATACCCTGCGCTTTCCGGGCAGGATTTTCCCTGGAAATGATGTTAATAGCCAATAAGAATACTAATAAACTGATATTGCATTGCAATCTGCATAAACCCCCCAATCCAGATAGTAAATTGGAGATGCGAATTCTCCACAAGACCAGAAATCAGGCCCTGGAAAGTTCATCATCAAATAAACCTGAACCCGAGCCTGAGCCTGATGATCAGGCCCTGGAAAGCTCAGAACCTGAAACTTCCAAGCCTGATTCATCACCAAATGAACCAGAGCCTAATCCTGGGTCTGAGTCTGAGCCTGAAACTGGTCAATTTTCGGCCGCGAGATGTCGGGTCTACGATAGAACAGCTTGGAAAAGAGATAAACCGGAGGCCATAATCAATGCTAGGCTCAATTACAAAAAGGAGCCGGAGAATGGCCTGGGATTCTCGTCGATGCCGGAGAGGATGAAGCATTTGCAGAGAACGATGAAACAGAGAATCTGTTTTGGAAAGTCCGGGATTCACGGGTGGGGGGTGTTCGCGAGGCGGAGAATCCGGGAAGGGGAGGCGGTGGGGGAGTATGTGGGGGAGGTGGTGCGGCGGAGCGTGTCGGACGTGAGGGAAGCTCGGTACAATGCGGCCGGGCGGGACTGTTACCTGTTCGGGATCAATGAAGATATGGTGATTGATGCGACGATGAAGGGGAGCTTGACGAGGCTGTTCAACCATTGTTGCGACCCGAATTGCTATTCCAGGATAGTGAATCTGGGAGAAGGGGATTACGGGGTGGTTTTGATAGCCAAGAGGGATGTTGATGCGGGTGAAGAACTTACCATGGATTACATGTTTGATCATAACAAGGATTATAAACCCACCAGTCCATGCTTCTGTGGAGCTCCCAATTGCAGGAAATTCAtgtag